One genomic segment of Xyrauchen texanus isolate HMW12.3.18 chromosome 5, RBS_HiC_50CHRs, whole genome shotgun sequence includes these proteins:
- the LOC127644121 gene encoding uncharacterized protein K02A2.6-like produces the protein MLDKAKLKTELFLIYENDDCKACSLFQFFMENKLQGKFTKTVSLLKILITTPMTTAESEREGLGLLKVIEATVSLKPQFQPRFCHARNVPYALKPKVEAELNRLLELGVISPVTCSEWATPIVPVVKRNGDVRICGDFKVTVNPALCVDRYPIPRIEDLFSSLAGGQRFTKLDLSNAYLQVPLAESSRKCLTITSSKGLFCYNRLPFGIASAPAIFQRAMDQILQGLSNVHCYLDDILVMGSNDEQHLKNVEAVLSRLDEFGLCVQREKCEFFKDSLEYLGHKLKGRHLELSRKFTLLTDHRPLTTIFSPTKAIPSMAAARMQRWALLLAAYDYDIQYRVGAHHGNADGLSRLPLQNASQVKLDTVELLQVKHLDSLPVLCSDVCKETRSDATMSQVMEMVATGQFSQVTDANNVLAPYVNRKDELTTQQGCLMWGWRVVIPPKLRSRVLAELHTGHPGIVRMKAVARSYVWWPGIDAQIEQLSKTCHSCQTTQKAPGPSPLHPWKWLESPWQRIHVDFAGPFEGHMYLVVVDAYSKWPEVCVMESTTSTKTIQVLRGLFSRYGLPEVLVSDNGPQFTSEEFQTFLKSNGVTHTRSAPFHPATNGLAERLVQTFKWALRCSKGPTSIQQRLDTFLLAYRNTPHATTKESPAMLFLHRRLRSRLDLLKPNVASVVEKAQIKLCQQRQVHAKDRTFSVGDKVLVRDYRRGKKWTPGVVSVKTGPVSYTVDVGFSVHWRRHVDQMLARLTDCNNGNETGPEVMEVPEGNLTDPCEYPRSEETSPPSLDPIQTGSAQPVDSFSSETGEVLRTPHKESRRYPERTIKPPIRFSP, from the exons ATGTTGGACAAGGCCAAGCTCAAAACAGAACTATTCCTAATCTATGAGAATGACGATTGTAAAGCTTGCAGTCTGTTCCAGTTTTTCATGGAGAACAAACTTCAGGGCAAGTTCACTAAGACTGTCAGTCTTCTCAAGATTCTCATCACCACACCCATGACAACAGCAGAATCAGAGAG AGAAGGACTGGGCTTGCTAAAAGTTATTGAGGCTACAGTGTCACTCAAACCACAGTTCCAGCCACGATTTTGTCACGCACGCAATGTACCCTACGCACTGAAACCGAAAGTGGAGGCAGAATTAAATCGTCTATTGGAGCTGGGGGTCATCTCCCCTGTAACATGCAGCGAATGGGCTACCCCTATCGTACCAGTGGTAAAAAGGAATGGGGATGTGAGGATTTGTGGAGACTTCAAAGTAACAGTGAATCCAGCCCTTTGTGTTGATCGTTACCCGATTCCACGAATAGAGGACTTATTCTCATCATTGGCAGGGGGTCAACGTTTCACCAAACTGGATCTCTCAAATGCTTACTTACAAGTGCCTTTAGCAGAAAGCTCACGCAAATGTCTCACTATCACCTCGTCGAAAGGGCTGTTCTGTTACAATCGTTTACCATTCGGCATCGCTTCGGCTCCTGCAATTTTTCAAAGGGCAATGGATCAGATCTTACAAGGTCTTTCCAATGTTCATTGCTATTTAGATGATATATTAGTGATGGGGTCAAATGACGAGCAGCATCTAAAAAATGTAGAGGCAGTCCTCAGCCGTCTGGATGAGTTTGGGCTATGTGTCCAACGTGAGAAGTGTGAATTCTTTAAAGATTCGCTGGAGTATTTGGGGCACAAATTGAAAGGGAGGCACTTGGAATTGTC GCGGAAGTTTACATTGCTCACGGACCACCGTCCGCTGACAACAATTTTCAGTCCAACGAAAGCTATTCCATCTATGGCTGCGGCCCGTATGCAGCGCTGGGCTTTGTTGTTGGCAGCATATGACTACGATATCCAGTACAGAGTTGGTGCACACCACGGTAATGCGGACGGTCTATCACGTCTACCTCTGCAAAACGCATCTCAGGTTAAGCTGGACACAGTGGAGTTGCTTCAAGTCAAGCATCTGGATTCTTTGCCAGTGCTGTGTTCAGATGTTTGTAAAGAAACAAGGTCTGACGCCACTATGTCACAAGTAATGGAGATGGTGGCAACGGGACAGTTTTCACAAGTCACAGATGCAAATAATGTGCTCGCCCCGTATGTGAACAGGAAAGATGAGTTGACTACACAACAGGGTTGCCTCATGTGGGGTTGGAGAGTTGTTATTCCTCCTAAACTGAGATCCAGGGTACTGGCAGAGCTGCACACTGGGCATCCGGGTATCGTAAGGATGAAGGCAGTTGCTCGGAGCTATGTCTGGTGGCCTGGCATTGATGCCCAAATTGAACAATTGTCAAAAACCTGTCACTCATGCCAAACGACGCAAAAAGCTCCTGGTCCCTCACCATTACACCCTTGGAAGTGGCTGGAATCACCTTGGCAGCGAATACATGTGGACTTTGCAGGTCCATTTGAAGGACACATGTACTTGGTAGTCGTGGATGCTTACTCCAAGTGGCCAGAGGTGTGCGTGATGGAGTCAACTACATCTACCAAGACCATTCAggtgctgagaggattatttaGTCGTTATGGACTCCCAGAAGTGCTGGTTAGTGATAACGGACCTCAGTTCACCTCGGAGGAGTTCCAGACATTTCTCAAGTCTAATGGAGTGACACACACACGTTCTGCACCTTTTCACCCAGCTACGAACGGCTTGGCTGAACGCTTGGTCCAGACATTTAAGTGGGCACTACGTTGTTCTAAGGGGCCAACTTCGATTCAACAAAGGCTGGACACCTTTCTACTGGCGTATCGAAACACTCCACACGCCACCACAAAGGAATCACCTGCCATGTTGTTTCTGCACCGCAGGTTGCGTTCTCGCTTGGATTTGTTAAAGCCTAATGTTGCCTCTGTGGTGGAAAAAGCACAAATCAAACTGTGCCAGCAGCGTCAAGTGCATGCTAAAGACAGAACATTTTCTGTGGGTGACAAAGTATTGGTGCGTGATTATAGGAGGGGAAAGAAGTGGACACCTGGTGTTGTTTCAGTAAAGACAGGCCCGGTATCATACACTGTCGATGTGGGATTTTCAGTTCACTGGAGACGTCATGTTGATCAGATGTTGGCACGTCTAACTGACTGTAACAACGGAAATGAGACGGGACCGGAGGTCATGGAGGTTCCTGAGGGGAATCTGACAGATCCTTGTGAATATCCCAGGTCAGAAGAAACTTCACCGCCTAGTCTCGATCCAATCCAGACTGGGTCAGCACAACCTGTTGATTCATTCTCAAGTGAAACTGGTGAAGTGTTACGCACTCCACACAAAGAGTCGAGGAGATACCCGGAACGTACCATTAAGCCCCCGATACGGTTTAGCCCTTAA